One segment of Meriones unguiculatus strain TT.TT164.6M chromosome 3, Bangor_MerUng_6.1, whole genome shotgun sequence DNA contains the following:
- the Fam229a gene encoding protein FAM229A, with protein MQSSPSTLGPGLASDTCQAPPGPERPPAARARAVASSLGPASASGRVPRGLDMSAQETPQGRRFPIEAGDSPGLASAPESQDSPEPAATDQNPVRPLRRCPGCHCLTLLHVPIDVYLAMGGSPRARAT; from the exons ATGCAGTCCTCCCCTTCGACGCTGGGGCCGGGACTTGCATCAGACACCTGCCAGGCTCCGCCTGGACCGGAGCGTCCTCCCGCGGCCAGGGCTCGGGCAGTTGCTTCCAGCCTGGGACCGGCCTCGGCCTCCGGCAG AGTGCCCCGGGGCCTGGACATGAGTGCCCAGGAGACCCCACAGGGTCGAAGATTCCCCATTGAGGCCGGAGACTCCCCTGGCCTTGCCTCCGCCCCCGAGTCCCAGGACAGCCCGGAGCCTGCTGCCACGGATCAAAACCCGGTCAG GCCGCTCCGACGCTGCCCGGGCTGCCACTGTCTGACGCTGCTGCACGTGCCCATCGACGTCTACCTGGCCATGGGCGGGAGCCCCCGGGCCCGTGCTACCTGA
- the Tssk3 gene encoding testis-specific serine/threonine-protein kinase 3: protein MEDFLLSNGYQLGKTIGEGTYSKVKEAFSKKHQRKVAIKIIDKMGGPEEFIQRFLPRELQIVRTLDHKNIIRVYEMLESADGKIYLVMELAEGGDVFDCVLNGGPLPETRAKALFRQMVEAIRYCHGCGVAHRDLKCENALLQGFNLKLTDFGFAKVLPKTRRELSQTFCGSTAYAAPEVLQGIPHDSKKGDVWSMGVVLYVMLCASLPFDDTDIPKMLWQQQKGVSFPTHLGISTECQDLLKRLLEPDMILRPSIEEVSWHPWLANT, encoded by the exons ATGGAGGACTTTCTACTCTCCAATGGGTACCAGCTGGGCAAGACCATTGGGGAAGGGACCTACTCAAAAGTCAAAGAAGCATTTTCcaaaaaacatcaaagaaaagtgGCAATTAAAATTATAGACAAGATGGGAGGGCCAGAAG aatTTATCCAGAGATTCCTGCCTCGGGAGCTCCAGATTGTCCGTACTCTGGACCACAAAAACATCATCCGGGTGTATGAGATGCTGGAGTCAGCAGATGGAAAAATCTACCTGGTGATGGAACTGGCTGAGGGAGGGGATGTCTTTGACTGTGTGCTGAACGGAGGGCCACTTCCCGAGACCCGGGCCAAAGCCCTCTTCCGCCAGATGGTTGAGGCTATTCGCTACTGCCATGGCTGTGGCGTGGCCCACCGGGACCTTAAGTGTGAGAACGCCTTGTTGCAGGGCTTCAACCTGAAGCTGACCGACTTTGGCTTTGCCAAGGTGCTACCCAAGACACGCAGGGAGCTAAGTCAGACCTTCTGTGGCAGCACAGCCTATGCCGCTCCCGAGGTGCTGCAGGGCATACCCCATGACAGCAAGAAAGGTGATGTCTGGAGCATGGGTGTGGTCCTGTATGTAATGCTCTGCGCAAGCCTACCTTTTGATGACACAGATATCCCCAAGATGCTGTGGCAGCAACAGAAGGGGGTATCCTTCCCCACTCATCTGGGCATCTCAACCGAATGCCAGGACCTGCTCAAGCGGCTCCTGGAACCAGATATGATACTCCGGCCTTCAATCGAAGAAGTTAGTTGGCACCCATGGCTAGCAAACACTTGA